One bacterium genomic region harbors:
- a CDS encoding UvrD-helicase domain-containing protein, whose amino-acid sequence MDILKDLNPQQKEAVLHTNGPLLVLAGAGSGKTRVITYRIAHLLTQGVKPENILGVTFTNKAADEMKKRVELLLGNFFSRPRFWISTFHSACVRILRAHLKNYNFTIYDEENQLSLVKECLKEINLALQPKTVLSNISKAKENLIKPQEYQTANYFEEKIKQVYELYQTKLDENNALDFDDILMKTILLWQESPEILQLYQNRFKYILVDEYQDTNYIQYLFTKMLAQKHKNICCVGDDDQSIYSFRGADISNILEFEKDYDNVKIIRLEENYRSTEVILTIANRVINHNLSRKGKTLWTKKKGGSPVITYIASDEHAEASFVARKVTEMSNQGIKLNDFAVLYRVNAQSRVLEEAFRRANIPYSLIGGISFYGRKEIKDVLAYLNIIANPQDTLSLKRIINVPARKIGKTTIQKIEEFGFQKGIPLYQALKQIDSADLLSKTTTTSIIKFVELMENFTKLKDSKSVLELTNEVIVKTGYMEDLQELEETDRIENIKEFLISIEEFEATNEDKTLEAFLSNISLYTNIDRWDNESNKVSLMTLHSAKGLEFPYVFITGVEEGLLPHFNADDEEEERRLCYVGMTRAKEQLFLSYAMNRRLYGSGFRKPSRFLLEGKGQI is encoded by the coding sequence ATGGATATTTTAAAAGACCTGAATCCACAACAAAAAGAAGCAGTGTTACATACCAATGGACCTTTATTGGTTTTAGCCGGGGCTGGTTCGGGCAAAACCCGTGTAATTACCTATCGAATTGCTCATTTACTTACTCAAGGTGTAAAACCAGAGAATATCCTTGGCGTAACATTTACAAATAAAGCCGCAGATGAGATGAAAAAGCGTGTAGAACTTCTTTTAGGAAACTTCTTTAGTCGCCCAAGATTCTGGATTAGCACATTTCATTCTGCCTGCGTGAGAATCCTCCGCGCTCACCTTAAAAACTATAATTTTACTATCTATGACGAAGAAAACCAACTTAGCCTGGTCAAAGAATGCTTGAAAGAAATAAATCTTGCCCTCCAACCAAAGACTGTCTTATCAAACATATCCAAGGCAAAAGAAAATTTAATCAAACCTCAAGAATACCAAACGGCTAATTACTTTGAAGAAAAGATTAAACAGGTATATGAATTATATCAAACTAAATTAGACGAAAATAATGCCTTAGATTTTGATGATATTTTGATGAAAACCATTCTTTTGTGGCAAGAATCTCCAGAAATTTTACAACTTTATCAGAATAGATTTAAGTATATCTTAGTTGATGAATATCAGGATACAAACTATATTCAATATCTCTTTACCAAAATGTTAGCCCAAAAACATAAGAATATCTGTTGTGTCGGAGATGATGACCAATCAATCTATTCTTTTAGAGGGGCAGATATTAGCAATATATTAGAATTTGAGAAGGACTATGATAATGTGAAAATTATCCGTTTAGAGGAAAATTATCGCTCGACTGAGGTAATTTTGACCATTGCCAATCGGGTGATAAATCATAATCTCAGTCGCAAAGGAAAAACACTCTGGACAAAAAAGAAAGGTGGTAGTCCCGTAATAACTTATATTGCCTCTGATGAACACGCTGAGGCGTCTTTTGTTGCCAGAAAGGTTACAGAAATGAGTAATCAAGGAATTAAATTAAACGATTTTGCCGTGTTATATCGAGTTAATGCCCAATCGCGTGTCTTAGAAGAGGCATTTCGACGGGCAAATATTCCTTACTCGCTTATCGGTGGCATTAGTTTTTATGGCAGAAAGGAAATCAAGGATGTATTAGCTTACCTGAATATCATTGCTAACCCACAGGATACTTTAAGTTTAAAACGAATCATCAATGTCCCCGCACGCAAGATTGGCAAAACAACTATCCAAAAAATAGAGGAATTTGGCTTTCAAAAAGGCATTCCTCTCTACCAGGCACTAAAACAAATAGATAGTGCTGACCTCTTATCTAAAACTACAACCACTTCGATTATAAAATTTGTAGAATTAATGGAAAATTTCACAAAACTTAAAGACTCCAAAAGTGTGCTTGAATTGACAAATGAGGTTATTGTTAAAACAGGATATATGGAAGACTTACAGGAATTAGAAGAAACCGACAGAATTGAGAATATAAAAGAGTTTCTTATCAGTATCGAGGAATTTGAGGCAACAAATGAGGATAAAACTTTAGAGGCATTTTTGTCTAATATCTCGTTATACACTAATATTGACCGTTGGGATAATGAATCAAACAAAGTCAGTCTAATGACCTTACATTCAGCCAAAGGATTAGAATTCCCTTATGTATTTATTACTGGGGTAGAAGAGGGGTTACTGCCGCATTTCAATGCTGACGATGAAGAAGAAGAAAGACGACTTTGCTATGTGGGAATGACTCGAGCCAAAGAGCAATTATTCTTGAGTTATGCGATGAATAGAAGATTATATGGCAGTGGATTTAGAAAACCCTCAAGATTTCTGCTTGAGGGAAAAGGACAGATTTGA